A portion of the Salmo trutta chromosome 1, fSalTru1.1, whole genome shotgun sequence genome contains these proteins:
- the LOC115183902 gene encoding cytochrome P450 2K6 isoform X2 produces MSVLELFSLSGMSVMFITLNLIILIFIINRNTNPKNFPPGPRGLPLLGNTLNLDLKKPYQTMMEMKDKFGPVFSIQMGLRKIVVLCGYEMVKEALVTQADQFAERPDIPLFKQITRGNGIIFGHGDSWRTIRRFTLTVLRDLGMGKRNIEEKIIEESENLVKSFAAHNGDGFQTTIPLNAAASNIIVSLLMGHRMEYDDPIFIKLLEMNYESFRLASGPFIQLYNMYPVIHPLPGPHHKVLAYQDNLKAFFRKSFIQHRQILDKNDSRSYIDAFLKKQQEEKDNPSSHFHEWNLLCSVTNMFVAGTETTSSTLAWALVIMIKYPEIQSKVHEEIDEVISGSTPRIQHRQMMPFTDAVIHETQRFADILPMGLPHETTADISFKGFFIPKGTYIIPLLRSVHRDKAHWEKPDDFYPHHFLNVDGKFVKREAFMPFSAGRRVCVGETLARMELFLFYISLMQRFSFLPPIGMTADDVDISTCGGLGLAAPPIKVRALPRFHDT; encoded by the exons ATGTCTGTTCTAGAATTATTTTCACTAAGTGGCATGTCCGTTATGTTTATTACCCTGAATTTAATCATCCTCATTTTCATCATTAATCGAAACACAAACCCTAAGAACTTCCCTCCAGGCCCCAGAGGTCTACCGCTGCTGGGGAACACCCTCAACCTGGACCTGAAGAAACCCTACCAAACCATGATGGAG ATGAAGGACAAGTTTGGCCCAGTGTTCAGTATTCAGATGGGCTTGCGTAAGATCGTGGTTCTGTGTGGCTATGAGATGGTGAAGGAGGCCTTGGTCACTCAGGCTGATCAATTTGCAGAGCGGCCAGACATCCCACTATTCAAACAGATCACCAGAGGAAATG GAATCATATTCGGCCATGGGGACTCCTGGAGGACCATCCGGAGGTTCACTCTGACGGTGCTCAGGGATTTGGGAATGGGAAAGAGGAATATTGAGGAGAAAATCATTGAAGAGTCAGAAAACCTTGTAAAAAGCTTTGCTGCTCATAACG GTGATGGCTTCCAGACCACCATTCCTCTGAACGCGGCAGCATCCAACATCATCGTCTCTCTGCTCATGGGCCACAGGATGGAGTATGATGACCCCATCTTTATAAAGCTCTTGGAAATGAACTACGAAAGCTTCAGGCTGGCCAGTGGACCGTTCATTCAG CTGTACAACATGTACCCAGTGATCCACCCACTGCCAGGGCCTCACCACAAAGTGCTGGCGTACCAGGACAACCTGAAGGCCTTCTTCAGGAAGAGTTTCATCCAGCACAGACAGATCCTGGATAAGAATGACTCCCGTAGCTACATCGACGCATTCCTCAAAAAGCAGCAGGAG GAAAAGGATAATCCCTCTTCCCACTTCCATGAGTGGAACCTCCTTTGTTCCGTCACCAACATGTTTGTGGCTGGGACGGAAACCACCTCCAGCACCCTGGCCTGGGCCTTGGTCATCATGATTAAGTATCCTGAAATACAGA GTAAGGTCCATGAGGAGATAGACGAGGTGATTAGTGGTTCCACGCCAAGGATCCAGCACAGGCAGATGATGCCCTTCACCGACGCAGTGATCCACGAGACCCAGAGGTTCGCTGACATCCTGCCCATGGGCCTGCCCCACGAGACCACAGCCGACATCAGCTTCAAAGGCTTCTTCATACCTAAG gggaCCTACATTATCCCACTTCTGAGGTCAGTGCACCGTGATAAGGCTCACTGGGAGAAGCCGGATGATTTTTACCCTCACCACTTTCTCAACGTCGACGGCAAGTTTGTCAAGAGGGAGGCTTTCATGCCCTTCTCCGCAG GTCGTAGAGTGTGTGTAGGTGAGACTCTGGCCCGCATGGAGCTCTTCCTCTTCTACATCTCCCTCATGCAGCGTTTTTCCTTCCTTCCCCCCATCGGGATGACTGCTGACGACGTGGACATCTCCACCTGCGGGGGCCTGGGCCTCGCCGCCCCACCCATCAAAGTGCGGGCCCTGCCTCGTTTCCATGACACCTAG
- the LOC115183902 gene encoding cytochrome P450 2K6 isoform X1 — protein sequence MSVLELFSLSGMSVMFITLNLIILIFIINRNTNPKNFPPGPRGLPLLGNTLNLDLKKPYQTMMEMKDKFGPVFSIQMGLRKIVVLCGYEMVKEALVTQADQFAERPDIPLFKQITRGNGIIFGHGDSWRTIRRFTLTVLRDLGMGKRNIEEKIIEESENLVKSFAAHNGDGFQTTIPLNAAASNIIVSLLMGHRMEYDDPIFIKLLEMNYESFRLASGPFIQLYNMYPVIHPLPGPHHKVLAYQDNLKAFFRKSFIQHRQILDKNDSRSYIDAFLKKQQEVNPGVNEKDNPSSHFHEWNLLCSVTNMFVAGTETTSSTLAWALVIMIKYPEIQSKVHEEIDEVISGSTPRIQHRQMMPFTDAVIHETQRFADILPMGLPHETTADISFKGFFIPKGTYIIPLLRSVHRDKAHWEKPDDFYPHHFLNVDGKFVKREAFMPFSAGRRVCVGETLARMELFLFYISLMQRFSFLPPIGMTADDVDISTCGGLGLAAPPIKVRALPRFHDT from the exons ATGTCTGTTCTAGAATTATTTTCACTAAGTGGCATGTCCGTTATGTTTATTACCCTGAATTTAATCATCCTCATTTTCATCATTAATCGAAACACAAACCCTAAGAACTTCCCTCCAGGCCCCAGAGGTCTACCGCTGCTGGGGAACACCCTCAACCTGGACCTGAAGAAACCCTACCAAACCATGATGGAG ATGAAGGACAAGTTTGGCCCAGTGTTCAGTATTCAGATGGGCTTGCGTAAGATCGTGGTTCTGTGTGGCTATGAGATGGTGAAGGAGGCCTTGGTCACTCAGGCTGATCAATTTGCAGAGCGGCCAGACATCCCACTATTCAAACAGATCACCAGAGGAAATG GAATCATATTCGGCCATGGGGACTCCTGGAGGACCATCCGGAGGTTCACTCTGACGGTGCTCAGGGATTTGGGAATGGGAAAGAGGAATATTGAGGAGAAAATCATTGAAGAGTCAGAAAACCTTGTAAAAAGCTTTGCTGCTCATAACG GTGATGGCTTCCAGACCACCATTCCTCTGAACGCGGCAGCATCCAACATCATCGTCTCTCTGCTCATGGGCCACAGGATGGAGTATGATGACCCCATCTTTATAAAGCTCTTGGAAATGAACTACGAAAGCTTCAGGCTGGCCAGTGGACCGTTCATTCAG CTGTACAACATGTACCCAGTGATCCACCCACTGCCAGGGCCTCACCACAAAGTGCTGGCGTACCAGGACAACCTGAAGGCCTTCTTCAGGAAGAGTTTCATCCAGCACAGACAGATCCTGGATAAGAATGACTCCCGTAGCTACATCGACGCATTCCTCAAAAAGCAGCAGGAGGTGAACCCAGGGGTCAAT GAAAAGGATAATCCCTCTTCCCACTTCCATGAGTGGAACCTCCTTTGTTCCGTCACCAACATGTTTGTGGCTGGGACGGAAACCACCTCCAGCACCCTGGCCTGGGCCTTGGTCATCATGATTAAGTATCCTGAAATACAGA GTAAGGTCCATGAGGAGATAGACGAGGTGATTAGTGGTTCCACGCCAAGGATCCAGCACAGGCAGATGATGCCCTTCACCGACGCAGTGATCCACGAGACCCAGAGGTTCGCTGACATCCTGCCCATGGGCCTGCCCCACGAGACCACAGCCGACATCAGCTTCAAAGGCTTCTTCATACCTAAG gggaCCTACATTATCCCACTTCTGAGGTCAGTGCACCGTGATAAGGCTCACTGGGAGAAGCCGGATGATTTTTACCCTCACCACTTTCTCAACGTCGACGGCAAGTTTGTCAAGAGGGAGGCTTTCATGCCCTTCTCCGCAG GTCGTAGAGTGTGTGTAGGTGAGACTCTGGCCCGCATGGAGCTCTTCCTCTTCTACATCTCCCTCATGCAGCGTTTTTCCTTCCTTCCCCCCATCGGGATGACTGCTGACGACGTGGACATCTCCACCTGCGGGGGCCTGGGCCTCGCCGCCCCACCCATCAAAGTGCGGGCCCTGCCTCGTTTCCATGACACCTAG